A stretch of Telopea speciosissima isolate NSW1024214 ecotype Mountain lineage chromosome 11, Tspe_v1, whole genome shotgun sequence DNA encodes these proteins:
- the LOC122645037 gene encoding uncharacterized protein LOC122645037: protein MASKAIQVMVKSRLERDASLSTTSRNTAEMQFSIANALEERGWLEDSRYVRVDEQLAMFITMVGRNQQVRDIAEHFQHSSETIGRHFNTVLEAFLKLGEVNIRPPPFDKIAPEIENDPKKYPFFKDCIGAIDETHIDARVPLHKQHRTSCKYYVVDSGYPSTIGFLTPFKGQRYHLRDFKSRRAQTAKELFNQRHSSVRNVIERSFASLKQRFPTLSKMPRFPLSTQSRIVIACYALHNFIRDEQKADANFSWFGDDNNLERPPDDDFIPPEYGNSSQQNRAREMDEFRKYIANELASSRNMAPIE, encoded by the exons ATGGCTTCCAAGGCCATTCAAGTGATGGTCAAATCAAGGTTGGAGAGGGATGCTAGTTTGTCTACCACATCCAGGAATACTGCTGAAATGCAATTTAGCATTGCTAATGCCTTAGAG GAACGAGGATGGTTGGAAGATAGTCGATATGTTAGAGTTGACGAGCAGCTAGCAATGTTCATAACTATGGTTGGTCGGAACCAGCAGGTAAGAGATATAGCTGAACATTTTCAGCATTCATCAGAGACCATTGGTAGGCATTTTAATACAGTACTGGAGGCTTTCCTCAAGTTAGGAGAAGTTAACATAAGACCACCACCATTTGATAAGATTGCCCCAGAAATTGAGAATGATCCCAAAAAGTATCCTTTTTTCAAG GATTGTATTGGTGCTATCGATGAAACTCATATAGATGCACGTGTTCCTCTACACAAACAACACAGAACGTCAT GCAAATATTACGTAGTCGATTCTGGATATCCATCTACTATAGGGTTTTTAACACCATTCAAGGGCCAACGGTATCATCTCCGAGATTTCAAGTCAAGAAGAGCGCAGACCGCTAAAGAACTTTTCAACCAAAGGCATTCGAGTGTTAGGAATGTTATTGAACGCAGTTTTGCTTCATTGAAACAACGGTTTCCTACACTAAGCAAAATGCCACGTTTTCCTCTTTCGACCCAAAGTCGTATCGTCATTGCATGTTATGCCCTACACAACTTCATTCGGGATGAACAAAAAGCTGACGCAAATTTTTCGTGGTTTGGAGATGATAACAATTTAGAGAGACCCCCTGATGATGATTTTATCCCACCTGAGTATGGTAATTCTAGCCAACAAAATAGGGCAAGAGAGATGGATGAATTTCGAAAGTACATTGCAAACGAGTTGGCTTCATCAAGAAACATGGCTCCAATTGAATGA